From Chryseobacterium shandongense, the proteins below share one genomic window:
- a CDS encoding alpha/beta hydrolase-fold protein has product MRFELRTEEHDERNIYITGNFNSWNPRDEQYRLSQLNERDYCIEIDDEFLPELIEYKFTKGGWENVELDQYGNITPNRKISRAEGKSSDLIEKWRFNWGPFKKEFFPIVEVISEAFYIPQLDRHRKVWALLPYDYYISDKNYPVLYLQDAQNLFNEGSDYGNWEIDKKLSVLTEYGRGDIIIIAVEHGSEDRIKEYIFDNDHVANGSEGKKYIRFITDTLKPFVDENYRTKKDRDNTGIGGSSLGALISIYSGFLYPEVYSKLLIFSPSLWVEPNNNFPMMNFRTPFTMKIYLYGGSQEGSKMVKRIHVFEEYLKQWEKKNLFDFELKTSINPEGTHNEYYWSQEFPRAIEWLFYNNTENPAEVKPQQKSIKN; this is encoded by the coding sequence ATGAGATTTGAACTCCGCACCGAAGAACATGATGAAAGAAATATTTATATTACCGGAAACTTCAACAGCTGGAACCCGAGAGATGAACAGTACAGGCTGAGTCAACTCAATGAACGAGACTATTGCATCGAAATCGACGATGAGTTTTTGCCTGAATTAATAGAATACAAATTCACCAAAGGCGGTTGGGAAAACGTAGAACTAGATCAATACGGAAATATTACACCCAACAGGAAGATCAGCAGAGCTGAAGGAAAATCTTCTGATCTTATAGAGAAATGGAGATTTAACTGGGGACCATTCAAAAAAGAATTTTTCCCGATTGTAGAGGTTATTTCCGAAGCTTTTTACATTCCTCAACTGGATCGCCACCGCAAAGTATGGGCGCTTCTCCCCTACGATTATTATATTTCAGATAAAAACTATCCGGTTCTTTATCTTCAGGATGCCCAAAATCTTTTTAATGAAGGAAGTGATTACGGGAACTGGGAAATAGACAAAAAGCTGTCTGTCCTCACCGAATACGGCCGGGGAGACATCATCATCATTGCTGTTGAGCACGGAAGCGAAGACCGCATAAAGGAATATATTTTTGATAATGACCATGTAGCAAACGGATCCGAAGGAAAGAAATACATCCGCTTCATTACAGATACACTCAAGCCTTTTGTTGATGAAAATTATCGGACTAAAAAAGACCGCGACAATACAGGAATCGGAGGCAGCTCTCTTGGAGCTCTGATCAGCATCTACAGCGGCTTTCTTTACCCTGAGGTCTACTCCAAACTTTTAATTTTTTCACCTTCGTTATGGGTAGAGCCTAATAATAATTTCCCGATGATGAATTTCAGGACTCCTTTCACCATGAAGATCTATTTATACGGCGGCAGCCAGGAGGGTTCTAAAATGGTGAAGAGAATTCATGTTTTTGAGGAATATCTTAAGCAGTGGGAAAAGAAGAATCTTTTTGATTTTGAGTTAAAGACAAGCATCAATCCTGAGGGCACACACAATGAATATTACTGGTCCCAGGAATTTCCGAGAGCAATAGAATGGCTTTTTTACAACAACACAGAAAATCCCGCAGAGGTAAAGCCTCAGCAAAAAAGCATTAAAAATTAA
- a CDS encoding leucyl aminopeptidase family protein — MKLVNKKIKDYTQIFHLFTEEEWTRTSKNFNKNISAFFTGKKNEVFINVQDQGIAYFIGLGKADLQPFEIQQAAIKFAQTYKGKLLAVPTLVVGDFMIEKQFEEFVKGLLLGTYTYPFESTHAFWNAKFELHFENLSQKKLDFISLKAQAISNGQIACQEWLNKPANLKKPDTLSLYLKNLSKKYNLKYTVFNRKKCEELGLGAYLSVNQGSAYDAAFTILEYKTTVKNAKTFGLVGKCVVFDTGGISLKNPDNMHYMKSDMGGATAVLGTLIYASEMNLPVNIIAVLPITDNAISENAFLPSDVITAYNGKTIEVLNTDAEGRMILADGLSYLVRNYKTDILIDVATLTGSSVRMFGDTCGAMFSNNDELKNLLIKTGDKTNQRLWNLPLWDIWKDDIRSDVADLKNISMKPIGDCIVAAKFLEQFIENHPKWAHLDIAGVAFGNVGYAKEKAATGFGVQLLADLIENYH, encoded by the coding sequence ATGAAACTAGTCAATAAAAAAATAAAAGATTATACCCAGATATTCCATCTTTTTACAGAAGAAGAATGGACAAGAACATCTAAAAATTTTAATAAAAATATTTCCGCTTTTTTCACAGGCAAGAAGAATGAGGTTTTCATCAATGTTCAGGATCAGGGAATCGCTTACTTTATCGGTTTAGGCAAAGCAGATTTACAGCCATTTGAAATACAACAGGCTGCTATTAAATTTGCACAGACTTACAAAGGAAAATTATTAGCCGTTCCAACATTGGTTGTAGGAGATTTTATGATAGAAAAACAGTTTGAAGAATTTGTAAAAGGACTTCTGCTGGGCACGTATACTTATCCTTTTGAGAGTACACATGCTTTCTGGAATGCAAAATTTGAACTTCATTTTGAAAATTTAAGCCAGAAAAAACTGGATTTTATAAGTTTAAAAGCACAAGCAATCAGCAATGGGCAAATTGCATGTCAGGAATGGCTGAACAAACCCGCCAATTTGAAAAAACCCGATACTTTAAGTTTATATCTAAAGAATTTATCCAAAAAATACAATTTAAAATACACAGTTTTCAACAGGAAAAAATGTGAAGAACTGGGATTAGGCGCTTATCTTTCGGTAAATCAGGGAAGTGCATATGATGCGGCTTTTACCATTTTGGAATATAAAACCACCGTTAAAAACGCTAAAACTTTTGGACTTGTAGGAAAGTGCGTTGTATTTGACACCGGTGGAATTTCCCTTAAAAATCCAGACAATATGCATTATATGAAATCCGATATGGGAGGTGCTACTGCTGTTTTAGGAACGTTAATTTATGCATCGGAAATGAACCTGCCCGTAAACATAATCGCTGTTCTCCCGATTACCGACAATGCAATTTCAGAAAATGCTTTCCTTCCGAGCGATGTTATTACCGCCTATAACGGAAAAACCATTGAAGTGCTGAATACCGACGCAGAAGGAAGAATGATTCTTGCAGACGGACTCTCCTACCTTGTCAGAAATTATAAAACGGATATCCTTATCGATGTTGCAACATTAACAGGAAGTTCGGTAAGAATGTTCGGCGATACATGCGGAGCGATGTTCTCCAATAATGATGAACTGAAAAATCTCCTGATAAAAACCGGTGACAAAACCAATCAGCGGCTATGGAACCTTCCGCTTTGGGATATCTGGAAAGATGATATCCGTTCTGATGTTGCTGATCTTAAAAATATATCCATGAAACCGATAGGAGATTGTATTGTTGCAGCTAAATTTCTTGAGCAGTTCATTGAAAACCACCCAAAATGGGCCCATCTTGATATTGCCGGAGTCGCTTTCGGAAATGTAGGATATGCCAAAGAAAAAGCAGCCACCGGATTTGGGGTTCAATTACTGGCAGATTTAATTGAAAATTATCACTAA
- a CDS encoding alpha/beta hydrolase-fold protein — MPQIEHTDYYSHILGTSIKVEITGHYGYPIIMFPTSQGLYTQNHDFQLNGSINWFVEQGKVKLYNIQTIDSWSFYDDNISPQQRIKNYEKYVQFLIREFVPYIQKIHKTHRVAVAGASFGGYHAANFAFRFPDVVSHLFCLSGAFSIRNFMEGYSDDLVYFNCPREFVKHDEAWKYKHMHIVLSTSDQDICRDKNIEMAEILRSKGIDFWYDERKWINHDWPLWRMVFPTFIGAFFS, encoded by the coding sequence ATGCCGCAAATAGAACATACAGACTATTATTCACATATATTAGGAACAAGCATTAAGGTAGAAATTACAGGACATTACGGTTATCCGATTATTATGTTTCCTACCTCGCAAGGCCTTTATACACAAAACCACGATTTTCAACTGAACGGAAGCATCAACTGGTTTGTAGAGCAGGGAAAGGTTAAACTTTATAATATTCAGACTATCGACAGCTGGAGCTTTTATGATGATAACATTTCACCGCAGCAAAGAATAAAAAATTATGAAAAGTATGTTCAGTTTCTGATCCGGGAATTTGTTCCATACATCCAGAAAATTCATAAGACACATCGTGTTGCAGTTGCAGGAGCAAGTTTTGGAGGCTATCACGCAGCCAATTTTGCCTTCAGGTTTCCGGATGTTGTTTCGCATCTTTTCTGTCTTTCAGGAGCTTTCAGTATCCGGAATTTTATGGAAGGATATTCCGATGATCTGGTGTATTTTAATTGTCCTAGAGAATTTGTAAAACATGACGAAGCCTGGAAGTACAAGCACATGCACATTGTTCTGAGTACTTCCGACCAGGATATCTGCAGGGATAAAAACATTGAAATGGCAGAAATCCTACGTTCAAAAGGAATTGACTTCTGGTATGACGAAAGAAAATGGATCAACCACGACTGGCCGCTGTGGAGAATGGTTTTCCCCACGTTTATCGGAGCATTTTTTTCATAG
- a CDS encoding type 1 glutamine amidotransferase, whose product MKDIRIALLDMNNNQINQGFKNIKEISEAFRQSSTGENVSIKTFDVRFKNEIPDIEDFDIFISSGGPGNPHREGFEWEDQFSAFLDAVFQNNKISPEKKYLFLICHSFQLASIHWQLGNICKRKSYSFGVMPVHKSEEGEEEFLFKNLPDPFYAVDSRAYQFIEPDHERFESLGMKITAIEKFRPHIDLERAVMAVRFSEEIFGTQFHPEANPEGMIENLKDEKNKLAMIENFGMKKYLETIDRIDDEDKITLTQSQILPRFLDFAKKNIINRTNVLI is encoded by the coding sequence ATGAAGGATATTCGAATTGCTTTGCTGGATATGAATAATAATCAGATCAACCAGGGATTTAAAAATATAAAGGAAATTTCTGAAGCATTCAGGCAGAGCTCTACCGGAGAAAATGTAAGTATTAAAACATTTGATGTAAGGTTTAAAAATGAAATTCCGGATATTGAAGATTTCGACATATTTATTTCCTCCGGAGGACCCGGAAATCCGCACCGTGAAGGGTTTGAATGGGAAGATCAATTTAGTGCTTTTTTAGATGCTGTATTCCAAAACAACAAGATCAGCCCGGAAAAAAAATATCTTTTTCTGATCTGTCATTCTTTTCAGCTGGCAAGCATTCATTGGCAACTGGGCAATATCTGTAAAAGGAAATCCTATTCTTTCGGTGTAATGCCGGTTCATAAATCCGAGGAAGGTGAAGAGGAATTTTTATTTAAAAATCTTCCGGATCCTTTTTATGCAGTAGATTCCCGTGCGTATCAGTTTATTGAGCCGGATCATGAACGTTTTGAATCGTTAGGAATGAAAATTACAGCGATAGAAAAATTCCGTCCTCATATTGACCTTGAAAGAGCAGTAATGGCAGTTAGGTTTTCCGAAGAAATTTTCGGCACACAGTTTCATCCCGAAGCCAACCCCGAAGGAATGATCGAAAATCTGAAAGATGAAAAAAACAAACTGGCCATGATTGAAAATTTCGGAATGAAAAAGTATCTGGAAACCATTGACAGAATTGACGATGAGGATAAAATTACCCTTACGCAGTCTCAGATTTTACCAAGATTTTTAGATTTTGCGAAAAAAAATATCATAAACAGGACGAATGTTCTGATATAG
- a CDS encoding carboxylate-amine ligase, whose product MHQFTIGIEEEYQIIDVESRDLVSHVSKIIEGGKAVLSENLKHEMHESMIEMETGICQNIQEAKAELTNLRKHLIKTAHEQGLRVSGGGTHPFSNWEHNTITNGERYIKIVDDMGDVARGNLIFGLHVHIGIPNREEGVRIQNVMRYFLPHVYALSTNSPFWIGRNTGFKSYRQEIFVKFPRTGIPSFFNSLAEFDSYVDLLVKTGTIDNAKKIWWDLRVHPFYPTIEFRICDMPLRIDETVCLAAIMQSLVAKIYKLHQQNLSFRSYRRLLLNENKWRASKSGIEAHLIDFGKEESVPYPDLLKELLEFIDDVVDELGCRKEVEYAWTILENGTGADRQLKIFNETGDLTKVVDYMISETEYGITHGEVLHS is encoded by the coding sequence ATGCATCAATTTACTATCGGAATCGAAGAAGAATATCAAATTATTGATGTTGAGAGCCGCGACCTGGTTTCTCATGTTTCGAAAATTATCGAGGGCGGAAAAGCTGTTTTAAGTGAAAACTTAAAGCACGAAATGCACGAATCCATGATCGAAATGGAAACAGGAATCTGCCAGAATATTCAGGAAGCAAAAGCAGAATTAACCAACCTCAGAAAACACCTGATTAAAACAGCCCACGAACAGGGACTACGTGTTTCCGGCGGCGGAACACACCCTTTTTCAAACTGGGAACACAATACCATTACCAATGGCGAACGATATATCAAAATTGTTGATGACATGGGCGATGTAGCCCGTGGAAACCTTATTTTCGGACTGCACGTCCACATCGGAATTCCGAACCGTGAAGAAGGTGTAAGAATCCAGAATGTGATGCGATATTTTCTTCCGCACGTTTATGCGCTGTCCACCAATTCACCATTCTGGATCGGAAGAAATACCGGCTTTAAATCTTACAGACAAGAAATTTTTGTAAAGTTCCCTAGAACCGGAATCCCAAGTTTTTTCAATTCCCTGGCTGAGTTCGACAGCTATGTCGATCTTCTGGTGAAAACAGGAACCATCGACAATGCCAAGAAAATATGGTGGGATCTTCGGGTTCACCCATTCTACCCTACTATAGAATTCAGGATCTGCGATATGCCGTTAAGAATAGATGAAACCGTTTGTCTTGCCGCCATTATGCAATCTCTGGTTGCAAAAATCTACAAACTTCACCAGCAGAATTTAAGCTTCAGAAGCTACAGAAGATTATTACTGAATGAAAATAAATGGAGAGCGTCCAAAAGCGGAATTGAAGCCCATCTTATCGATTTCGGGAAAGAAGAATCCGTACCCTATCCGGATCTTCTGAAGGAACTTCTTGAATTTATTGATGATGTAGTGGACGAATTGGGATGCAGGAAAGAAGTGGAATATGCCTGGACCATCCTTGAAAACGGAACCGGCGCAGACCGGCAGCTTAAGATATTCAACGAGACCGGCGATCTTACGAAAGTTGTTGATTATATGATCTCTGAAACAGAATACGGCATCACTCATGGAGAAGTTTTACATTCATAA
- a CDS encoding glycogen synthase, with product MVIYHLSTECYPVAKVGGLADVVGALPKYQNKIKDIDAKVVMPWYNKSFIYDHNFDIVFDGFIHQGGNMLQVQVLKEKSNALGFELYMVKIPGLLDRDNPYGYQDENFQFIAFQHGILHWLSAMNIRPDVLHCHDYHTGLVPFMIENCPEFSSLKGVKTIATIHNGEYQGMMSWEMARYLPSFDHYKWGLMDWNGLINPLASMIKCANAFTTVSQGYLEELYVSFHGLESLVRDEFGKAYGIINGIDTEVWNPETDPMLDFNFNSKNAVAQKKKGKEKLCKEYGLKPELPLFAFIGRFATEKGADLIPDIVWRSIKQSYGALNIMVLGSGNSYIENKLKEYDYTYTNFALDLGYKEHLSHKIYASADFLLMPSRVEPCGLNQMYSMRYGTVPIVRYTGGLRDTVEDISTGGAGINFTYPGVDDAIHAINRALMLYNQKDVMENLIHANMNFDFSWEKSAEKYIALYKN from the coding sequence ATGGTAATTTATCATCTAAGTACGGAATGTTATCCGGTGGCAAAAGTAGGCGGTCTGGCAGATGTTGTAGGCGCTTTGCCGAAATATCAGAACAAAATTAAAGATATTGATGCGAAGGTTGTTATGCCTTGGTACAACAAATCTTTTATCTATGATCATAACTTTGACATAGTTTTTGATGGGTTCATTCATCAGGGAGGGAATATGCTTCAGGTCCAGGTTTTAAAAGAGAAATCAAATGCTTTGGGCTTTGAACTGTACATGGTAAAAATTCCAGGATTGTTAGATAGAGATAACCCTTACGGCTATCAGGATGAAAATTTTCAGTTTATCGCTTTCCAGCATGGTATCCTTCACTGGCTAAGTGCAATGAATATACGTCCGGATGTCTTACACTGTCACGATTATCATACAGGGCTGGTTCCTTTTATGATTGAAAACTGCCCGGAATTTTCTTCCCTTAAAGGCGTGAAAACCATTGCAACAATACATAATGGCGAGTATCAGGGAATGATGAGCTGGGAAATGGCTCGCTATCTTCCTTCTTTTGATCACTATAAATGGGGATTGATGGACTGGAACGGATTGATTAATCCGTTGGCAAGTATGATTAAATGCGCTAATGCCTTTACAACAGTTTCACAAGGTTATCTTGAAGAACTTTATGTAAGCTTCCACGGTCTTGAAAGTCTTGTACGGGACGAATTTGGAAAAGCGTACGGAATTATTAACGGGATTGATACCGAAGTATGGAACCCGGAGACCGACCCGATGCTGGATTTTAACTTTAACAGTAAAAATGCTGTTGCACAGAAAAAGAAAGGCAAAGAAAAACTTTGTAAAGAATACGGGCTCAAACCCGAACTTCCTTTATTTGCATTCATCGGAAGGTTTGCAACGGAAAAAGGAGCAGATCTTATTCCGGATATTGTCTGGAGAAGCATTAAGCAAAGCTATGGCGCATTAAACATCATGGTTTTGGGATCCGGTAACAGCTATATTGAAAATAAGCTTAAAGAATACGACTATACGTATACCAATTTTGCTTTGGATTTAGGGTATAAAGAACATCTTTCACATAAAATATACGCTTCGGCGGATTTTTTGCTGATGCCTTCAAGGGTGGAGCCCTGCGGTCTTAACCAGATGTACTCCATGAGATACGGAACGGTGCCGATTGTGAGGTATACAGGAGGTCTCAGAGATACCGTAGAAGATATTTCAACAGGTGGGGCAGGAATTAATTTTACCTATCCCGGAGTAGACGACGCAATTCATGCAATCAACAGAGCATTAATGTTATACAATCAAAAAGATGTGATGGAAAATCTCATTCATGCCAATATGAATTTTGATTTTTCATGGGAAAAGTCAGCAGAAAAATATATAGCTTTATATAAAAATTAA
- a CDS encoding ATP-grasp domain-containing protein encodes MEKKTIVCISCYYKGYDFMDEMKSLGNKVILVTSENLKEKNWPWHAIDEVFYMPEITPSVWNLDHLVQGFSHLMQTRKVDAVVALDDYDVEKAALIRETFRIPGMGQTTHRYFRDKLAMRQKAKDSGIHVPEFTAVFNNDAVNSFVDKVSPPWVLKPRSEASASGIKKLASKDELWEELNNLGEERHLFLLESFKPGDVYHVDSLTFNKETVFTSASKYLAPPMQVSHEGGVFRTRTLGRYSDEFKALEAANMKVLSSFGLMHGATHTEFIKSNEDGKYYFLETSSRVGGAHIPDLVEASSSINIWREWARIEDALLKDKSYEISKPTGHYSGLIIALIKDKDPDYSQFESPETVKFLPLEHHVGIVYKSSDPLIIQERLDRAAEKILAEMLNILPPKSKPTS; translated from the coding sequence ATGGAGAAGAAAACAATAGTATGTATTTCGTGCTATTACAAGGGGTATGACTTCATGGATGAGATGAAAAGCCTCGGTAATAAGGTAATTTTGGTGACTTCAGAAAACCTGAAAGAAAAAAACTGGCCATGGCATGCTATCGATGAGGTTTTCTATATGCCCGAAATAACACCGTCCGTATGGAATCTCGATCATCTGGTACAGGGGTTTTCCCACCTTATGCAGACCAGAAAAGTAGATGCTGTTGTTGCCCTTGATGATTATGATGTAGAAAAAGCAGCCTTAATCCGCGAAACATTCCGTATTCCCGGGATGGGACAAACCACGCACCGATACTTCAGAGATAAGCTGGCAATGAGGCAGAAAGCAAAAGACTCCGGAATTCATGTTCCTGAATTTACGGCTGTTTTCAATAATGATGCGGTAAACAGTTTCGTAGATAAAGTTTCCCCACCTTGGGTTTTAAAGCCCCGCTCCGAAGCCTCCGCATCCGGTATCAAAAAACTGGCTTCCAAAGATGAACTTTGGGAAGAACTTAATAATCTTGGAGAAGAACGTCATTTATTTTTATTGGAAAGCTTTAAACCCGGTGATGTATATCATGTGGACAGCCTTACTTTTAATAAAGAAACGGTTTTCACTTCCGCTTCAAAATATTTAGCACCGCCTATGCAGGTTTCTCATGAAGGAGGCGTTTTCAGGACAAGAACCCTGGGAAGATATTCTGATGAGTTTAAAGCTCTCGAAGCTGCAAACATGAAGGTTCTCTCAAGTTTTGGCCTCATGCATGGCGCTACCCACACAGAATTCATCAAAAGTAACGAAGACGGTAAATACTATTTTCTGGAAACTTCTTCACGTGTGGGCGGAGCTCATATTCCAGATCTGGTGGAAGCTTCGAGCAGCATCAATATCTGGAGAGAATGGGCCAGAATTGAAGATGCATTGCTGAAAGATAAAAGCTATGAAATTTCAAAACCTACAGGACATTATTCCGGATTAATCATCGCTTTGATTAAAGATAAAGATCCCGACTACAGCCAATTCGAAAGTCCGGAAACCGTAAAATTCTTACCTCTTGAACATCATGTAGGAATTGTATACAAATCCAGTGATCCTCTTATTATTCAGGAAAGACTGGATAGAGCCGCAGAAAAAATCCTCGCAGAAATGCTGAATATTCTTCCTCCTAAAAGTAAACCTACAAGCTGA
- the glgB gene encoding 1,4-alpha-glucan branching protein GlgB gives MNSVKTYTLFTDHDIYLFKEGKHYKLYDKFGAHSAEKDGVKGVYFSVWAPNAKKVSVIGNFNNWNSKDHILFPRWDGSGIWEGFIAGLTWGTLYKYAVETARGEILEKSDPYALSWEQNIQAASLVSTTWYEWNDKEWMQNRWEKNRLQAPLSVYELHLGSWMRNAEDPERFLNYRDIAERLVLYIKEMEFTHVEFMPVMEYPYDPSWGYQITGFFAATSRFGSPQDLMFLIDELHRNGIGVILDWVPSHFPGDANGLHRFDGSYLYEHEDPRKGFHPDWKSYIFNYGRNEVKSFLISNAMFWLERYHADGLRVDAVTSMLHLDYSRNEGEWEPNIYGGNVNLEAKTFLQEFNTAVYKEFGDSIITIAEESSDFPLLTKPVHDGGVGFGMKWMMGWMHDTLDYFKIDPIERKFHHHKLTFASMYMYNENYMMPLSHDEVVHGKASLIYKMVGDEWQKFANLRALYVYMFTHPGAKLLFMGDEFGQTSEWNFKKSLDWHLLLYPVHKGLQKLVKNLNHIYRNETAFYENQFSPEGFEWIQADDVDNSVYIYLRKGQRKDDACMVILNLTPRVIDYKIGVNAASHWEVIFNSDDEQYAGSGVRADIFNEQYEEFMGHQKSISLNLPPLAGIILKRKDKQYKQNRIKHHKR, from the coding sequence ATGAATTCGGTTAAAACATACACTCTTTTTACGGACCATGATATTTACCTTTTTAAAGAAGGTAAACATTACAAGCTATATGATAAATTCGGGGCGCATTCCGCTGAAAAAGACGGCGTAAAAGGTGTATACTTCTCTGTATGGGCTCCCAATGCCAAAAAAGTTTCGGTGATCGGAAATTTCAACAACTGGAATTCTAAAGATCATATTCTTTTTCCAAGGTGGGACGGCTCAGGAATCTGGGAAGGTTTTATTGCGGGTCTTACTTGGGGAACCTTGTATAAATATGCCGTAGAAACGGCAAGAGGAGAAATTCTCGAAAAAAGTGATCCATATGCATTGAGCTGGGAACAGAATATACAGGCTGCATCACTGGTTTCCACAACGTGGTACGAGTGGAACGATAAAGAATGGATGCAGAACCGATGGGAAAAAAATCGTCTTCAAGCACCGCTTTCTGTTTATGAGCTTCATCTCGGTTCCTGGATGAGAAACGCAGAAGATCCCGAAAGATTCTTAAATTATCGCGATATAGCTGAAAGGCTTGTGCTTTATATCAAAGAAATGGAATTCACTCATGTGGAGTTCATGCCTGTTATGGAGTATCCGTATGATCCAAGCTGGGGATATCAGATTACAGGTTTTTTTGCGGCAACCTCACGTTTCGGTTCGCCTCAGGATCTGATGTTCCTGATTGATGAACTTCACAGAAATGGTATTGGGGTAATCCTCGACTGGGTTCCGTCCCATTTTCCGGGTGATGCCAACGGATTGCACAGGTTTGACGGTTCTTATCTTTATGAACATGAAGATCCGCGGAAAGGTTTTCATCCCGACTGGAAATCCTACATTTTCAATTACGGAAGAAATGAAGTAAAATCATTTTTAATTTCAAATGCCATGTTCTGGCTGGAGCGATATCATGCAGACGGACTTAGGGTAGATGCCGTGACTTCCATGCTTCATCTCGATTATTCCAGAAATGAAGGGGAGTGGGAACCGAATATCTACGGAGGAAATGTGAACCTTGAAGCAAAAACGTTCTTACAGGAATTTAATACGGCAGTTTACAAAGAGTTCGGAGATAGTATAATTACCATTGCAGAAGAAAGTTCAGATTTTCCTTTGCTCACAAAACCTGTTCACGACGGAGGTGTAGGTTTTGGCATGAAATGGATGATGGGCTGGATGCATGATACGCTGGATTATTTTAAAATAGATCCTATTGAAAGAAAATTTCATCATCATAAGCTTACATTTGCTTCCATGTACATGTATAATGAAAATTATATGATGCCGTTGTCACACGATGAAGTTGTGCATGGTAAAGCAAGCCTGATTTATAAGATGGTAGGCGACGAATGGCAGAAATTTGCCAATCTTCGTGCACTATACGTATACATGTTTACACATCCCGGAGCGAAGCTTTTATTTATGGGAGATGAGTTCGGACAGACCAGTGAATGGAATTTCAAGAAAAGTCTGGACTGGCATTTGCTTCTATATCCCGTTCATAAAGGATTGCAGAAACTGGTGAAAAATCTCAACCATATTTACAGGAATGAAACTGCTTTTTATGAAAATCAATTCTCTCCGGAAGGTTTCGAGTGGATACAGGCGGATGATGTTGATAATTCGGTCTATATTTATCTTAGAAAAGGGCAGAGAAAAGATGACGCGTGTATGGTAATTCTAAATCTAACACCCAGAGTAATTGATTATAAAATCGGCGTAAACGCAGCAAGCCACTGGGAAGTTATCTTCAATTCTGACGATGAGCAGTATGCGGGCAGCGGTGTAAGAGCAGATATTTTTAATGAACAGTACGAAGAATTTATGGGTCATCAGAAATCTATAAGCCTTAATCTTCCTCCATTGGCAGGGATTATTTTAAAGAGAAAAGACAAGCAATACAAACAAAATAGAATAAAACACCACAAAAGATAA
- a CDS encoding ATP-grasp domain-containing protein: MVKKVGILFGMEDTFPWAFIDKVNELGKGEIVAEPVSIDKLEQGTDYGYAVIIDRISQDVPFYRAYLKNAALNGTYVINNPFWWSADEKFFNNALMIKLGIPLPKTVLLPSYERPENTSETSFRNLKFPHDWDYIFNYVGFPAYMKPHDGGGWRNVYRVESPEDLWSKHSETEQLVMMVQEEIIFDDYYRVYCLGKKYVHIMPYEPRNAHHLRYATTHKTQGAELEKLLKTIHDYTIKMNEALGYDFNTVEFAVRDGIPYAIDFCNPAPDADRNSVGEENFAWIVEHAAKLAVEKAKEYVPGKPNISWGSFVKDSVQ, translated from the coding sequence ATGGTTAAAAAAGTTGGAATATTATTCGGCATGGAAGATACTTTTCCCTGGGCTTTTATTGATAAGGTGAATGAGCTTGGCAAAGGCGAAATTGTTGCAGAACCGGTAAGTATTGATAAACTTGAACAAGGTACAGATTACGGATACGCTGTTATTATCGACAGAATTTCGCAGGATGTACCATTTTACAGGGCTTATCTTAAAAATGCAGCATTAAACGGAACATATGTTATCAATAACCCATTTTGGTGGAGTGCTGACGAAAAGTTTTTCAATAATGCATTGATGATAAAGCTTGGAATCCCCCTTCCCAAGACGGTCCTGCTTCCCTCCTACGAAAGACCGGAAAACACTTCGGAAACATCCTTCAGAAACCTTAAGTTCCCGCACGACTGGGATTATATCTTTAATTATGTAGGATTTCCTGCTTATATGAAACCGCATGACGGCGGAGGCTGGCGAAATGTCTACCGGGTTGAAAGCCCTGAAGATCTTTGGTCAAAACATTCTGAAACCGAGCAGCTTGTGATGATGGTGCAGGAAGAAATTATTTTCGATGATTATTACAGAGTGTATTGTCTGGGTAAAAAATATGTTCACATTATGCCTTATGAACCCAGAAATGCCCATCATTTAAGATATGCCACTACTCACAAAACGCAAGGTGCAGAACTGGAAAAACTCTTAAAAACAATTCATGATTATACAATCAAGATGAATGAGGCACTAGGTTACGATTTTAATACGGTTGAATTTGCCGTACGAGACGGAATTCCGTATGCCATTGACTTCTGCAATCCGGCTCCGGATGCCGACAGAAATTCTGTAGGCGAAGAAAATTTTGCATGGATTGTTGAGCATGCTGCAAAATTAGCCGTAGAAAAAGCAAAAGAATATGTTCCGGGAAAACCGAATATTTCCTGGGGTAGCTTTGTAAAAGATTCTGTACAATAA